From the genome of Hymenobacter sp. PAMC 26628, one region includes:
- the meaB gene encoding methylmalonyl Co-A mutase-associated GTPase MeaB, translating to MPAPRLSAAAFVEGLSAGQRGVLSRAITLVESTLLVDQALGQEVLQAVLPQTGRSLRIGITGVPGVGKSTFIEALGRHVVENLGKKLAVLAIDPSSQRGGGSILGDKTRMPWLAAHPAVFVRPSPAGTSLGGVTRATREALLLCEAAGHDVIFVETVGVGQSETAVHGLVDFFLLLLLAGAGDELQGLKRGIMEMADALCITKADQANEQAARRARVDYQSALHLFPPAPSGQVVPVLLTSAVTGTGLPETWATIETYAAAAQASGYFAQRRAEQQLQWFEDAVQQALAAQFYGRAGVRGALPGVRAAVAAGRLTPWAAAERLLEAE from the coding sequence TTGCCCGCGCCCCGCCTTTCCGCTGCTGCTTTTGTTGAGGGCTTATCGGCCGGGCAGCGCGGCGTGCTGAGCCGGGCCATTACACTGGTGGAAAGCACGTTGCTCGTCGACCAGGCCCTGGGCCAGGAGGTGCTGCAAGCTGTGCTGCCGCAAACCGGGCGCAGCCTGCGCATCGGCATCACGGGCGTGCCGGGCGTAGGCAAAAGCACCTTTATTGAGGCTCTGGGCCGCCACGTGGTGGAAAACTTGGGGAAAAAGCTGGCCGTGCTGGCCATTGACCCCAGCAGCCAGCGCGGCGGCGGCAGCATTCTGGGCGATAAAACCCGGATGCCGTGGCTGGCGGCGCACCCGGCGGTGTTCGTGCGCCCCTCACCGGCCGGCACCAGCCTGGGGGGCGTCACGCGGGCCACCCGCGAGGCGCTGCTGCTGTGCGAGGCGGCGGGCCACGACGTCATTTTCGTCGAAACCGTGGGCGTGGGGCAGTCCGAAACCGCGGTGCACGGCCTGGTCGATTTCTTCCTGCTGCTGCTGCTGGCCGGGGCCGGCGACGAGCTCCAGGGCCTCAAGCGCGGCATCATGGAAATGGCCGACGCGCTCTGCATCACCAAAGCCGACCAAGCCAACGAGCAAGCCGCCCGCCGCGCCCGCGTCGATTACCAGAGCGCGCTGCACCTGTTTCCGCCCGCGCCCTCGGGCCAGGTGGTGCCGGTGCTGCTCACCTCCGCCGTTACCGGCACCGGCCTGCCCGAAACCTGGGCCACCATCGAAACCTACGCCGCCGCGGCCCAGGCCAGCGGCTACTTCGCGCAGCGCCGGGCCGAGCAGCAGCTCCAGTGGTTCGAGGACGCCGTGCAGCAGGCGCTAGCGGCGCAGTTTTACGGCCGGGCCGGGGTGCGGGGGGCCCTACCGGGCGTGCGCGCCGCCGTGGCGGCCGGGCGGCTCACACCCTGGGCGGCGGCGGAACGGCTGCTGGAGGCGGAGTAG
- a CDS encoding DUF5916 domain-containing protein, with amino-acid sequence MRSFLALRWLPRLLACALLLSAGPRAVAQKGPAGAPAPVVRRQLAAHRTAAPIKLDGLLDDAAWAGAPVADHFVEQQPHPGRPEHQPTEVRVLYDDAAMYVGAKMVEASADSIRHELTQRDDIGNTDFFGIFLDPYRDHLNGYGFIVLSTGVQFDTRYSPANGEDVAWNAVWESRVAPLPGGKGWSVEIRVPYSAIRFAQAPVQTWGLNFIRQRKKDNQQLSWNPINPAVDGFVNQWGELTGLENLHPPLRLSLTPYVSSYVNHYPYNEQGKRNYSTSFNGGADVKWGINESFTLDATLVPDFGQVISDNQVLNLSPFEVQYQENRAFFTEGTELFNKGGLFYSRRVGAQPIGFNDVGGQLQKGEFVYQNPGVTRLINATKVSGRTSKGLGIGVFNALSAASYATVEDSVGGARREVLTQPLTNYNIVVLDQSLPHNSYVSLINTNVTRAGQAYDANVTAGLFRFVDKSNQYAFKGQVNYSQRRGQVLNSEASIDDRSGYKYYLNYGKISGNWTWNVDHGIESNTYNPNDLGILFGNNNISQSATVSYNKYQPFWKVNNLYTSLGAYQSLLFRPTLYQDAGVYGRANTTFSKSFITTGFNANLDLAKHDYYEPRTAPLGPYYVRVPTSANLGAFVSSDGRKKLAYDVNAGVRLFALDERLARPRRASYGLTLSPRYRVSDQLNFRYTFDYGLKVNQIGYVNDGLDAGNPLDQPLLAAFGSDVLLGGRRVSTFTNTLTTNYTFTNRLSFTIRLRHYVSAVRYQAFARLRPGGTEENLPEYSRNHDNSFSAFNVDAALVWWFAPGSQVSLVWKDATSSYLLGNEATPLYFDNLANTANTPHNNNVSVKVLYYLDYLTLRPRRG; translated from the coding sequence ATGCGTTCTTTTTTGGCTTTGCGCTGGCTGCCGCGCCTGCTGGCGTGCGCCCTTTTGCTGAGCGCGGGCCCCCGGGCCGTGGCCCAGAAAGGCCCGGCCGGGGCCCCCGCGCCGGTAGTGCGCCGGCAGCTGGCCGCCCACCGCACGGCGGCGCCCATCAAGCTCGATGGCCTGCTCGACGACGCGGCCTGGGCCGGGGCCCCGGTGGCCGACCATTTTGTGGAGCAGCAGCCGCACCCGGGCCGCCCCGAGCACCAGCCCACCGAGGTACGCGTGCTCTACGATGACGCGGCTATGTACGTGGGGGCCAAGATGGTAGAAGCCAGTGCTGACAGCATCCGGCACGAGCTGACGCAGCGCGACGACATCGGCAACACCGATTTCTTCGGCATTTTCCTCGACCCCTACCGCGACCACCTCAACGGCTACGGCTTCATCGTGCTGAGCACCGGCGTGCAGTTCGACACCCGCTACTCGCCCGCCAACGGCGAGGACGTGGCCTGGAACGCGGTGTGGGAAAGCCGCGTGGCCCCGCTGCCCGGCGGCAAGGGCTGGAGCGTCGAAATCCGCGTTCCGTACTCGGCCATTCGCTTCGCCCAGGCCCCCGTGCAAACCTGGGGCCTCAACTTCATCCGGCAGCGCAAAAAGGACAACCAGCAGCTTTCCTGGAACCCAATCAACCCCGCCGTCGACGGCTTCGTGAACCAGTGGGGCGAGCTCACGGGCCTTGAAAACCTGCACCCGCCGCTGCGCCTCTCCCTCACGCCCTACGTGAGCAGCTACGTGAATCACTACCCCTACAACGAGCAGGGCAAGCGCAACTACAGCACCAGCTTCAACGGCGGGGCCGACGTGAAGTGGGGCATCAACGAGAGCTTCACGCTCGACGCCACGCTGGTGCCCGACTTTGGCCAAGTCATCAGCGACAACCAGGTGCTCAACCTCTCGCCCTTTGAGGTGCAATACCAGGAAAACCGGGCCTTTTTCACCGAGGGCACCGAGCTGTTCAACAAGGGCGGGCTGTTCTATTCGCGGCGCGTGGGGGCCCAGCCCATCGGTTTCAACGACGTGGGCGGGCAGCTGCAAAAGGGCGAATTCGTGTACCAAAACCCGGGCGTGACGCGGCTCATCAACGCCACCAAAGTATCGGGCCGTACCAGCAAAGGGCTGGGCATCGGCGTGTTCAATGCCCTGTCGGCGGCCAGCTACGCCACGGTGGAGGACTCGGTGGGCGGCGCGCGGCGCGAGGTGCTCACGCAGCCGCTCACCAACTACAACATCGTGGTGCTCGACCAAAGCCTGCCCCACAATTCCTACGTCTCGCTCATCAACACCAACGTGACGCGCGCCGGCCAGGCCTACGACGCCAACGTGACGGCCGGCCTGTTCCGCTTCGTGGATAAGTCGAACCAGTACGCCTTTAAGGGCCAGGTGAACTACTCGCAGCGACGCGGCCAAGTCCTGAATTCGGAGGCCTCCATCGACGACCGCAGTGGCTACAAATACTACCTGAACTACGGCAAAATATCGGGTAACTGGACCTGGAACGTCGACCACGGCATCGAGTCGAACACCTACAACCCCAACGACTTGGGCATCCTGTTCGGCAATAACAACATCTCGCAGTCGGCCACCGTGAGCTACAACAAGTACCAGCCGTTCTGGAAGGTGAACAACCTCTACACCTCGCTGGGGGCCTACCAGTCGCTGCTGTTCCGGCCCACGCTCTACCAGGACGCCGGCGTGTACGGCAGGGCCAACACCACCTTCTCCAAGAGCTTCATTACCACAGGCTTCAACGCCAACCTCGACCTGGCCAAGCACGACTACTACGAGCCGCGCACCGCCCCGCTGGGGCCCTACTACGTGCGAGTGCCCACCAGCGCCAACCTGGGCGCGTTCGTGTCGTCGGACGGTCGCAAGAAGCTGGCCTACGACGTGAACGCCGGCGTGCGCCTCTTCGCCCTCGACGAGCGCCTGGCGCGGCCGCGCCGCGCCAGCTACGGCCTCACCCTCAGCCCGCGCTACCGCGTGAGCGACCAGCTGAACTTTCGCTACACGTTTGATTACGGCTTGAAGGTGAACCAGATTGGCTACGTGAACGACGGCCTGGACGCTGGCAACCCGCTCGACCAGCCGCTGTTGGCCGCCTTCGGCTCCGACGTGCTGCTGGGTGGCCGCCGCGTGTCCACGTTCACCAATACGCTGACCACCAACTACACCTTCACCAACCGGCTGTCGTTCACCATCCGCCTGCGGCACTACGTGAGCGCCGTGCGCTACCAGGCCTTCGCGCGCCTGCGCCCCGGCGGCACCGAGGAAAACCTGCCCGAGTACAGCCGCAACCACGACAACAGCTTCAGCGCCTTCAATGTGGACGCAGCCCTGGTCTGGTGGTTCGCGCCCGGCTCGCAGGTGAGCCTGGTCTGGAAGGATGCCACCTCGTCGTACCTGCTCGGCAACGAAGCCACCCCGCTCTACTTCGACAACCTGGCCAACACCGCCAACACGCCGCACAACAACAACGTGTCCGTCAAGGTGCTGTATTACCTCGACTACCTCACGCTGCGGCCCCGGCGGGGCTAG
- a CDS encoding DUF4097 family beta strand repeat-containing protein, producing the protein MNTAAIIAPGPHQATRRGPALAAPLLLALALLGAPAGLRAQEFHAKFASTQHRKVVLDMHGSDVTVEGYDGDELVVRGSGGYTPPPALSNGLRSVYSGGGEDNTRLGLAVVPAGDNTLRVTRTSRSDGHYTVRLPRRTDVVFSQAAWGGSDDLTVRDIAGRVEVSLKSGDIRLLNIGGPVVANTISGDIKVVFSATPDEPSAVSTVSGDVDVTLPASAKTTLSMRSVSGEIYTDFDLSLGGPGGLRHVGGTSTIDGRTNGGGTTLSLKTVSGDIFVRKAK; encoded by the coding sequence ATGAATACCGCCGCTATAATTGCCCCGGGGCCCCACCAGGCCACGCGCCGGGGCCCCGCGCTGGCCGCGCCGCTCCTGCTGGCGCTGGCGCTGCTGGGGGCCCCCGCCGGCCTGCGGGCCCAGGAGTTCCACGCCAAATTTGCCAGTACCCAGCACCGCAAGGTGGTGCTCGACATGCACGGCAGCGACGTGACGGTGGAGGGCTACGACGGCGACGAGCTGGTGGTGCGCGGCAGCGGCGGCTACACCCCACCGCCGGCCCTTTCCAACGGCCTGCGCTCGGTGTACAGCGGCGGCGGTGAGGACAACACCCGCCTAGGCCTGGCCGTGGTGCCGGCCGGCGACAACACCCTGCGCGTGACGCGCACCTCGCGCAGCGACGGCCACTACACCGTGCGCCTGCCCCGCCGCACCGACGTGGTGTTTTCGCAGGCCGCCTGGGGCGGCTCCGACGACCTAACGGTGCGCGACATCGCGGGCCGGGTGGAGGTAAGCCTGAAATCGGGCGACATCCGGCTGCTGAACATTGGGGGCCCCGTGGTGGCCAACACCATCAGCGGCGACATCAAGGTGGTGTTCAGCGCCACGCCCGACGAGCCCAGCGCCGTGTCGACGGTGAGCGGCGACGTGGACGTGACCCTGCCCGCCAGCGCCAAAACCACGCTCTCCATGCGCTCGGTGTCGGGCGAAATCTACACCGATTTCGACCTGAGCCTGGGCGGGCCCGGCGGCCTGCGCCACGTGGGCGGCACCAGCACCATCGACGGCCGCACCAACGGCGGCGGCACCACCCTCAGCCTGAAAACGGTGAGCGGCGACATCTTCGTGCGCAAAGCGAAGTAG
- a CDS encoding DUF4197 domain-containing protein, protein MNKPSFFALLLALSGASLGAQAQFSLPKIGGLKLPTLGKTAPATGTTTVPAGVSSTEAASGLKEALIQGISKGADQASKTDGFNLNSLIRIPFPPDAQRVANTLRTIGLGSQVDKFELSLNRGAEDAAKSAKPIFLSAIKSLSFSDVWGILTGSKDAATQYLKRATTTQLTTAFKPIVQQSLDKVSATQYYTTLTTRYNQLPLVTPVQTDLNQYATGKAIDGLFTLIAQQEADIRENPVARTTALLKKVFGG, encoded by the coding sequence ATGAACAAACCTTCCTTCTTCGCGTTGCTGCTGGCCCTGTCGGGGGCCTCGCTGGGGGCCCAAGCTCAGTTCTCGCTGCCCAAAATCGGCGGCCTCAAGCTGCCCACGCTGGGCAAAACCGCCCCGGCCACGGGCACCACCACCGTGCCCGCGGGCGTAAGCAGCACCGAGGCGGCCAGCGGCCTCAAGGAGGCCCTCATCCAGGGCATCAGCAAGGGCGCCGACCAGGCTTCCAAAACCGACGGCTTCAACCTCAACAGCCTGATTCGCATCCCGTTCCCGCCCGATGCGCAGCGCGTGGCCAATACGCTGCGCACTATTGGGCTGGGCAGCCAGGTCGATAAGTTCGAGCTGTCGCTGAACCGCGGGGCCGAGGACGCGGCCAAAAGCGCCAAGCCCATTTTCCTAAGCGCCATTAAAAGCCTGTCCTTCAGCGACGTGTGGGGCATCCTCACCGGCTCGAAGGACGCCGCTACGCAGTACCTTAAGCGCGCCACCACCACGCAGCTCACCACGGCCTTCAAGCCCATCGTGCAGCAGAGCCTTGATAAAGTGTCGGCCACTCAGTACTACACCACCCTCACCACGCGCTACAACCAGCTGCCGCTGGTGACGCCCGTGCAAACCGACCTTAACCAGTACGCCACCGGCAAGGCCATCGACGGGCTCTTCACGCTCATTGCCCAGCAGGAAGCCGACATCCGCGAAAATCCCGTGGCCCGCACCACCGCCTTGCTGAAAAAGGTGTTCGGCGGCTAA
- a CDS encoding carotenoid oxygenase family protein has translation MPVRHYPTLHNYVEANRRTTPEYDDVALELLEGALPPDLVGTLLRNGNGHFEQHGVLYDHLFDGDGMVARFVFDGQTVRYRNRYVRTDEFVAEEQAGRMLYRSFGTNLPGGLRTNFLKTKFKNTANTSLVQHGGQLLALWEGGLPHALDPATLATRGRFDYGGVLRNPFSWLDRRITPELPFSAHPKVHPTTGVLHNFGTVAGTQHRLVLYEVSPTGEARLAHALPMPEATFAHDFVLTESGHQIFFLTPVAFDVLRAFAGLTSPAASIKVNPAQPTQIIVVAPDGTIHRLHTEFGFAFHFVNGFQDADGTLVADALLLGNYPDSASIKAYLSGHLPDDQPQARFVRFRLDLAAGTVARQSLADCEGELPEIHPDRVGRPYRYAWTIGRPPAHPLPLLDHLLKLDVQTGEVRHTYAPDTLCSEPVVVPRPGSIAEDDGYLVYLRYSAPDDATDLIVADAADMRLLARLRLPHHIPLGFHGLWLK, from the coding sequence ATGCCCGTTCGCCACTACCCGACCCTGCACAACTACGTGGAGGCCAACCGCCGCACCACGCCCGAGTACGACGATGTGGCCCTGGAGCTGCTAGAAGGGGCCCTGCCGCCCGACCTAGTGGGTACGCTGCTGCGCAACGGCAACGGCCACTTCGAGCAGCACGGCGTGCTGTACGACCACCTGTTTGACGGTGACGGGATGGTGGCGCGGTTCGTGTTCGACGGGCAAACGGTGCGCTACCGCAACCGCTACGTGCGCACCGACGAGTTTGTAGCCGAGGAGCAGGCCGGGCGGATGCTCTACCGCAGCTTTGGCACCAACCTGCCCGGCGGGCTGCGCACCAACTTCCTCAAAACCAAGTTCAAGAACACCGCCAACACCAGCCTGGTGCAGCACGGCGGCCAGCTGCTGGCCCTCTGGGAAGGGGGATTGCCCCACGCCCTCGACCCCGCCACGCTGGCCACCCGCGGCCGCTTCGACTACGGCGGGGTGCTACGCAACCCGTTCTCGTGGCTCGACCGGCGCATCACGCCCGAGCTGCCGTTTTCGGCCCACCCCAAGGTGCACCCCACCACCGGGGTGCTGCACAACTTCGGCACCGTGGCCGGCACCCAGCACCGGCTGGTGCTCTACGAGGTGAGCCCCACCGGCGAGGCCCGGCTGGCCCACGCGCTGCCCATGCCCGAAGCCACTTTCGCTCACGACTTCGTGCTGACCGAGAGCGGGCACCAGATTTTTTTTCTGACCCCGGTGGCTTTCGACGTGCTGCGGGCCTTCGCGGGGCTGACCTCGCCGGCGGCCTCCATTAAGGTGAACCCCGCCCAGCCGACGCAGATAATTGTGGTGGCCCCGGACGGCACCATCCACCGGCTGCACACCGAATTTGGCTTCGCGTTTCACTTCGTAAACGGCTTCCAGGACGCCGACGGCACGCTGGTGGCCGACGCGCTGCTGCTCGGCAACTACCCCGACTCGGCCAGCATCAAGGCGTATTTGAGCGGCCACCTGCCCGACGACCAGCCCCAGGCGCGCTTCGTGCGCTTCCGCCTCGACCTGGCCGCCGGCACCGTGGCCCGGCAGTCGCTGGCCGACTGCGAGGGCGAGCTGCCCGAAATCCACCCCGACCGCGTGGGCCGCCCCTACCGCTACGCCTGGACCATCGGCCGCCCGCCGGCCCACCCCCTGCCCCTGCTCGACCACCTGCTCAAGCTCGACGTGCAGACCGGGGAAGTGCGCCACACCTACGCCCCCGATACCCTGTGCAGCGAGCCCGTGGTGGTGCCCCGCCCCGGCAGCATTGCCGAAGACGACGGCTACCTTGTCTACTTGCGCTACTCCGCCCCCGACGACGCCACCGATTTAATCGTGGCCGATGCGGCCGATATGCGCCTGCTAGCGCGCCTGCGGCTGCCGCACCACATTCCGCTGGGCTTCCACGGGCTGTGGCTGAAGTAG
- a CDS encoding DUF2461 domain-containing protein, whose product MQLSPLFDFLAGLAAHNDRAWFQERKADYTRLRADFEVDAAFWRQELNRLDPALAGPLGRTSVFRIYRDVRFSKNKDPYKTHFSAYFTASAGKDIDAPGYYVQVGPGGTLVAAGLYQPDKVQLAAIRQEIDYNADGLRVVLGAPGFRQYFPGLGGDRLKKAPAGYDPNHPEIEFLKHKSFTVSHEIPDAEALAQQDFRGYVLARLQELVPFCSFLREALDQ is encoded by the coding sequence ATGCAGCTTTCCCCACTTTTTGATTTCCTCGCCGGCCTGGCCGCGCACAACGACCGCGCCTGGTTCCAGGAGCGCAAGGCCGACTACACCCGACTCCGGGCTGATTTTGAAGTAGATGCGGCCTTCTGGCGGCAGGAACTGAACCGCCTCGACCCGGCGCTGGCGGGGCCCCTGGGCCGCACCAGCGTGTTTCGCATCTACCGCGACGTGCGCTTCTCGAAAAACAAAGACCCCTACAAAACGCACTTTTCGGCCTACTTCACCGCCAGCGCTGGCAAAGACATCGATGCGCCCGGCTACTACGTGCAGGTGGGCCCTGGCGGCACGCTGGTGGCCGCCGGCCTCTACCAACCCGACAAGGTGCAGCTGGCCGCTATCCGCCAGGAAATCGACTACAACGCTGACGGCCTGCGCGTCGTGCTGGGGGCCCCCGGGTTCCGCCAGTATTTCCCCGGCCTGGGCGGCGACCGGCTCAAAAAAGCCCCCGCTGGCTACGACCCTAACCACCCCGAAATCGAATTCCTAAAGCACAAAAGCTTCACCGTTAGCCACGAAATTCCCGACGCTGAAGCATTGGCCCAGCAGGATTTCCGCGGTTACGTGCTGGCGCGGCTACAAGAGCTGGTTCCGTTTTGCAGCTTTTTGCGCGAGGCGCTGGACCAGTAG
- a CDS encoding DUF4097 family beta strand repeat-containing protein — MNRFLLAAALLLSSLAPALAQRIITQTAALGSGQGVFLDLKHAHRIRVRPGGAGLSVQATVVVNNNERNDAVSLKVEQAAAEVSVVETLDEALLRKFQFSGECNGSGNGGSTYNWNNDGNAGKGYRYCLQIDYEVTLPAGTALRLATITGDLDLQDLTGEITAKTVSGNLQFAGLSGAVTARTISGDANVAHRGPRAVNVKTVSGDVKLTTENGAATDVASVSGNVDVRWPAAEGADLSLRSVTGEVYADPAVAFSNRREHSLVGYTLKGTLGSGGPLVQIESVSGDVFFRKQ, encoded by the coding sequence ATGAACCGCTTTCTACTTGCTGCCGCCCTGCTGCTCAGCAGCCTGGCTCCGGCCCTGGCCCAGCGCATCATCACCCAGACGGCCGCTTTGGGCAGCGGGCAAGGCGTGTTCCTCGACCTCAAGCACGCCCACCGCATCCGGGTGCGGCCGGGCGGGGCGGGGCTATCGGTGCAGGCCACGGTGGTGGTGAACAACAACGAGCGCAACGACGCCGTGAGCCTGAAGGTGGAGCAGGCGGCCGCGGAGGTGAGCGTGGTGGAAACGCTGGACGAGGCACTGCTGCGCAAATTCCAGTTCTCGGGCGAGTGCAACGGCAGCGGCAACGGCGGCAGCACCTACAACTGGAACAACGACGGCAACGCGGGCAAGGGCTACCGCTACTGCCTGCAAATCGACTACGAGGTGACGCTGCCCGCCGGCACGGCCCTGCGCCTGGCCACCATCACGGGCGACTTGGACTTGCAGGACTTGACGGGCGAAATCACGGCCAAAACGGTGAGCGGCAACTTGCAATTTGCCGGCTTGAGCGGTGCCGTGACGGCCCGCACCATCAGCGGCGACGCGAACGTGGCGCACCGGGGCCCCCGCGCCGTGAACGTGAAAACGGTGAGCGGCGATGTGAAGCTGACCACCGAAAACGGCGCGGCCACCGACGTGGCCTCGGTGAGCGGCAACGTGGACGTGCGCTGGCCCGCCGCCGAGGGCGCCGACCTCAGCCTGCGCTCGGTAACGGGCGAGGTGTACGCCGACCCCGCCGTGGCCTTCAGCAACCGCCGCGAGCACTCGCTGGTGGGCTACACCCTGAAGGGCACCCTGGGCAGCGGCGGCCCGCTGGTGCAAATCGAGTCGGTGAGCGGCGACGTGTTCTTCCGCAAGCAATAA
- a CDS encoding gliding motility protein GldB-related protein, translating to MSKKVLPALLLALLAQATAAQTTAVPLDSLRARASHTLHAKRYAEAAALFQQQAAAEPYQSTKASAYYNLACARALAGQPGPALQALAQAERLGFHRASLAREDTDLTSLRALPDFAKTVGRMEQAEARLTDPQNAQLVTSDIDLFWRAYDLAAKDTAHAEQIYQREYFDKGSVGLQDYVQIKIQSAKLFVANQRAKPNFYRAIRPNTLRIATMTPQIRAGFAKLKQLYPEARFPNVYFVIGRWTSGGTASDNGMLIGADQQCRTPDVPLTELSLWGRNNFAPLDGLPSLVAHEQIHYIQKASNDPSLLHGAILEGMADFLAELTTAQNPGARLQVYGLAHEKQIWADFTKEMGGNNWKNWIANADQETADKPADLGYFVGYKICQSYYEELADKKQAVHDILNISDYPAFLTKSRYAEKLAARS from the coding sequence ATGAGTAAAAAGGTACTGCCCGCGCTACTGCTGGCGCTGCTGGCCCAGGCCACCGCCGCCCAAACTACCGCCGTGCCGCTCGACTCGCTGCGGGCGCGCGCCAGCCACACCCTACACGCCAAGCGCTACGCCGAGGCGGCTGCGCTCTTTCAGCAGCAGGCCGCCGCCGAGCCCTATCAATCGACCAAGGCCAGTGCCTACTACAACCTGGCCTGCGCCCGCGCCCTGGCCGGCCAGCCCGGACCCGCGCTGCAAGCCCTGGCCCAGGCCGAGCGGCTGGGATTTCACAGGGCCAGCCTGGCCCGCGAGGATACGGACCTCACCAGCCTGCGCGCCCTGCCCGACTTTGCCAAAACCGTAGGTCGAATGGAGCAGGCGGAAGCCCGGCTAACCGACCCCCAGAATGCCCAGCTGGTCACCAGCGACATCGATCTGTTCTGGCGTGCCTACGACCTAGCGGCCAAGGATACGGCTCACGCCGAGCAGATTTACCAGCGTGAATATTTTGACAAGGGTAGCGTTGGCTTGCAGGACTACGTGCAAATTAAAATTCAGTCCGCCAAGCTGTTCGTGGCGAACCAGCGGGCCAAGCCCAACTTCTACCGCGCCATCCGGCCCAATACGCTGCGCATCGCCACTATGACCCCGCAGATTCGGGCAGGCTTCGCCAAACTCAAGCAGCTCTACCCCGAAGCTCGGTTCCCGAACGTTTACTTCGTAATCGGGCGCTGGACTTCGGGCGGAACGGCTTCCGACAACGGCATGCTCATCGGGGCCGACCAGCAGTGCCGCACCCCCGACGTTCCGCTCACCGAGCTGAGCCTGTGGGGGCGCAACAACTTTGCCCCCCTCGACGGGTTGCCTAGCTTGGTGGCCCACGAGCAGATTCACTACATCCAAAAGGCCAGCAATGACCCCAGCCTGCTGCACGGGGCCATCCTGGAGGGCATGGCCGATTTCCTAGCCGAGCTGACTACCGCTCAAAACCCCGGTGCCCGCCTGCAAGTCTACGGCCTGGCCCACGAAAAACAGATTTGGGCCGACTTTACCAAGGAAATGGGGGGCAACAATTGGAAAAACTGGATTGCCAACGCCGACCAAGAAACCGCCGACAAACCCGCCGACCTGGGCTACTTCGTGGGCTACAAAATTTGCCAGAGTTACTACGAGGAATTGGCCGACAAGAAGCAGGCCGTGCACGACATCCTGAATATTAGCGACTACCCGGCCTTTCTGACCAAAAGTCGCTACGCCGAGAAACTGGCGGCCCGGTCGTAG
- a CDS encoding DUF6702 family protein, producing MLSFLPLLDLVLTLLGAPAPTRPALHAYHASITELRYNAAKQQLELATKVFTDDFERGLSEGRPAHVDLQTAGPAGALVVAEYLRRTLVLKTPAGAPLPLQFIGMQPEKDSYWLYSKVAVAGKVTGVQVRNSLLLDAFADQMNIVNLEANGKKVSALLRQGHEQETLSW from the coding sequence ATGCTCTCCTTCTTGCCGTTGCTCGATTTGGTTTTAACGTTGCTGGGGGCCCCCGCGCCCACCCGGCCGGCGTTGCACGCCTACCACGCCAGCATCACGGAGCTGCGCTACAACGCGGCCAAGCAGCAGCTGGAGCTGGCCACCAAGGTCTTCACCGACGACTTTGAGCGCGGCCTTTCGGAAGGACGCCCGGCCCACGTCGATTTGCAAACGGCGGGCCCCGCCGGGGCCCTCGTAGTGGCCGAGTACCTGCGCCGCACGCTGGTGCTGAAGACGCCCGCCGGGGCCCCACTGCCGCTGCAGTTCATCGGCATGCAGCCCGAAAAAGATTCGTACTGGCTCTACAGCAAAGTAGCTGTGGCTGGCAAAGTAACCGGCGTACAAGTGCGCAATTCCCTGTTGCTCGACGCCTTCGCCGACCAGATGAACATCGTAAACCTGGAAGCCAACGGCAAGAAAGTCAGCGCCCTGCTGCGCCAAGGCCACGAGCAGGAAACGCTGAGCTGGTAG